A segment of the Candidatus Nitrososphaera gargensis Ga9.2 genome:
TGTACTTCATGGTAGACATGGTGAGGGTAGGCAGCATTCTTTTCAATAAAATCTTATTGGTCACAAGCAGGCTATGGTTAAAAGCAGGCTACCCCTGATTGCTATGCGTGGTTCGGCTCCAGCGGTCCAATACGGACAAGATAGAAGACGCAGACATTATCGTGATAGGCGTACCTGACGAGTCCAAGTCGCACGCCAAGCGCAAGGGCACCAGCAGGGCGCCAGACGTTCTGAGGATAGCTTCAAACGAGTCTGAATTTTTCGAGCGCGGTGGCAAGCGGATCCCGACGTTCCCAATGCGTGGAACGTTTGAGCACAAGCGCATATTTGATGCAGGAAACGTCGCAAGCAAGCAAGAGCTGCGCAAGATGGTTTCAGACATTGTTTCACGCGGCAAGCTGCCGGTAATGATAGGAGGAGACCACTCGCTCACCACAGAAACGCTGCATGCCGCGTCAGGCGCCCTTGGTAAAAAGCTCTCGCTTTTGTATTTTGATGCCCATCCCGACTTTGTGTCGTCCACAAGGAACTATTACGGGTCGGTACTGACTGATTCTGCGCAATCACTCAACCTGCGCAAGAGCGTGCTGATAGGAACCAGGGCAGCAGAGCCGGAAGAGATTGAAAATGCAAAGGTCGCGGGGTTAAAGATCGTAAACCCGCTGGACGTGGTCGAGCTTGGGGTAAAAAGAATAGCGCAGATGATAAAGACGCGCACTGCAGGATCCAAGACATACATTTCAGTGGACCTTGACTGTGTCGACCCGGCGTCTGCCCCTGGGGTTTCAGTTCCCTCGCCTGCCGGGCTTGCAGCCATCGACCTGATCTACCTGCTTAACAGCATCATAAGCGGCGGGAACGTCATCGGGATCGACATCGTAGAACTTACTCCAGATTATGACGTAAATGGCATGACTGCCGCGCTTGCAGCAAGAATACTGTCAGAATGCATCGCGTCAGTTTAGAGCCTTCTGCACTCTGTCCAGCAATACTCTCATGCTCACCGGCTTGATCATGATATCCACGATACAGTTATTTGACTTTAGCTCATCCACCTTCTCCCTCTCAAGATCATACGCGCTCAGCAGGATCGTTCTTGCGTTGCCCAGATCGCGTATCTTGCAGGCAATGTCATCGCCAGTGCTATCTCCAAGCCGATAATCAAGCAGTACAACGTTGATGTTTTTGCTCCGCAGCATGTGATCCGTGTATTTTTCTATGCATGCCCTGCCTGAGCTGGCAGTCAGCACGTTGTAATGTTTTTTCAGTGCTGCGGCATACATGGTGAGCAGGTCTGCTTCGTCATCGCAGACTAGCACCGTTGGCTTCTCCATTACTTCATTCTATGCACAAGACTCTGTTCTATATAAACAGGATTAAGTAAAATCTTCTATAAAGAAGCATAAGGTCGAATTTATTTACGTCTACAGGGGTTGATGATTGCACGTGAGCAGCAAGAGGACATTTTCAAAAAACAGCATCGCATTGCTGGTTTTGACGGGCGCGATTGCAGTGTCGCTGTCGTTGGCATCGTTCCAGTATTCGAATTTCACCGCAAACGAGATACTAAAGATCGCCAGCGACAATGTCAGGTCAAACGCAAGGATCCAAGTGAACGACCTTGAAAGCGTGCTGGTGCACAGGCTGGATTCTGTCACGTCAAATCTCGAAGTGATCTCCAAGGCCCGCTCGGTGCAGAGCAACGAATTTGAGCGCGGACAGGCGCTATTCAATGCTGCTCAGGATTCTACCGCCAACCTGACAAATTTTTACATGTGGCTTGACGGCGAAGGCAGGATCGTATGGCTCAGCAACATAAACCAGACAGCCTACGAGCAGTTCAGGGGAACGGACCTGAGCCAGAGAGCGTATTTCATTGAAGCAAGGAACAGGCAGGACGGCGCTTACTACAGCAGCGCCATAGATTCTAATGACAACATTACAAGAATATACATATCCTATCCAATCCTTGGCACGAGTGGAGAATTCATAGGGGCAGCCGTGGCAGGGATAAGGGTTGACACCTTTGGGATGTCGCTCCAGGACCAGCTGTCGCCAGAAACGCAGAGCTCGGTGGGCATGACAGACAGAAGCGGCATGATATTATATTCTGAGTCAAGCGAGTTAATAGGCAAAGACGTTTTTGGCCCAGAATTCCAGTCGCTCCTGCTGCCGGGGCTGAAGGATTCTTTTAACAGGTTCCTGACCGAGTCGCTTCAGGGGCAATCGGGCATACAGGACTTTACTGTCGGAAACGCCACATACAGCATAGCGTACGAGCCCATAATTATCGGGGGTGAGCAGTTTGGCACTCTTTATGTGGTGACGCCACACCAGTTTGCCGACAACGTCAGAGCTCTGGCAGACCAACAGAGGGACTTTAGCTCCGTCATGGTGATCGTGATTGGAGTTGCAGCCATTGGCGTAGCGGCGCTTGTGCTGGCATGGAACTCTAGGCTGGAAAGAGTGGTTGCCGCAAGAACGTCGGAGCTGAAATTAAAGACCGACGAACTAAAGAGATCGTACGATTCCCTCGCCGCTGCCAACGAGCAGCTCAAGGTGCATGATAGGCTGCAAAAGGAATTCATCAATGTCGCCGCGCACGAGCTCCGGACCCCGACGCAGGCGATCCTGGGGTATGCAGAGCTCCTGCAGATGAGCCCAGAGGACAGGGACGAGATGATCAGGGCAATATACCGCAACTCTGTCCGGCTCCAGCGGCTGACAAGCGACATACTGGATGTTACAAGGATAGAAAGCGAGGCATTCAAGATCGACAAAGAAAGGTTCAACCTCAAAGACGTGATACTTGGCGCAATACAGGATGCCAAGAACCAGCTGCCTGATGGCAGAATCGAGTTCGTGTACGAGCCGACCGATATCTACGTGCACGCCGACAGGGGCAGGATAACTCAGGTCATATCAAACTTGCTTGATAACGCGGCCAAGTTCACCAAGCGGGGCACGATTACGGTGTCGACTGAAAACAAGAACGGCCAGGCCGTTGTGAGCGTTCAGGACACGGGCAGTGGTATCGACAGCGACATTATGCCGCGGCTCTTTAGCAAGTTTGCCAGCAAGTCGGACAAGGGGACCGGCCTTGGGTTGTTCATCTCAAGAAGCATAATAGAGGCGCATGATGGAAGAATCTGGTGTACAAACAACAGCGATGGCAAGGGCGCCACATTTGCATTCAGCCTGCCGCTGTCGTCATCATCACAGACCTAACCCGGTGTTGAACGACTGGGTTTTACTCTTATTGTTTACCTGTTGAGTTAGCTTGCTCAGGCTCGCCATGATCTCGGCTTCTTGCGTAGAGTATATCTTTTGGTCGATGACACCGGCTTCATAGTCTGACATCAGCTTTAGCAGCCTTGCCTTGAGCACCCTCGCCTGCTCGCGTACCTCCTGCTCGTAGGCTAGGCTATTGCAATGCTGCAATATTGCGTCAAGCGTCAGTTTCATGATAATGAGTTCCAGTATCATGCCACATCAACAGAATGAGTACGGCGCCCAAGGCCCGCTCCGGTGCAGTGTCATTATTCCCTCCTTTTCAAACCTCTCTCTCAGCTCTTTTACCTTGGCGTCAAAGATCTGTATTTTGTTCCTTTCTACAAGGTATGCTGCGTTTAGCACGATCTCGGCAACGTCATTTTTCAGTAGTCGCTTGTCGACTGCCACCTCTGCAAGCGAGTCGTTTATCTCGCCAACCATCTTGTCTATCTTCATCAGCGTCTCATTTTTTACGGCGTCTTCCAGCCTCAGCTTCAAAAAGTATGACGTGCCGGGCTTAGCAGATGAGATCTCTTGCTTTATCTTCCTTATCTCCTCAGAAGACTGCTCGGCCTGCTCCCTGATCTTTTTCAGGCTCGACTTGTTGAGAAGCACCTTGATCCCTATCTCGTCCTTGCCCCGGAGGCTTGTCAGCTTGGCATGGTAGTCCTTGTACGAGCTGGCAAGGAGTTTCTTTATCCCTGCTTCGTTTTTCAGTATCACCCCGAACCTGACTGGGAGCACCGTATTGGCTTCCCGCGCAGCCTCGACCACTCGCTGATGCGCAACAATGTCGTTCAAGTTAGATTCCATCTGTTTGAACGGGATTGTGCTGACCACTGCTGCAATGTCCTTGTAGTAGATGGTGTAGACAGTGTTTTCCCCGATGCCGATGTTGCCAAAGTTGCCGATCGGTCTTTTCTCTTCCCAATCTATGATGCAATAGATGTATCTGCCGTCCACCATCTCTCCATCACTATTTCTTTGCGGTCAGCGTGGCGAGCAGCCGTAGGGTTGCAAGGTCGACGCCGGCCACCACAAGAGTCACATCGCCGGCGATCACAGTCCCCTGATCTATGAGCTTGTCAACCACGTCAACAATCGTCACCTGCCTTTGGTTTTCCGACTGCTGTTGGAACCTTATGCTAAGCTCCTCAGGCTTGACTCCAAACTTGTCTGCAATGTCGGCTGTCCTCTCCCTTATCTGCATAAACGCAAGCCCGAGCCTCTCCACCTCCTCGGCTGTCAGGGTACCGGATTCGACCCTTCTGACAGCCTGCCTCTCAAGGATATCAGTCATAGTCTGAACAAGCGTTAGCACCAGCTTTGCCAAGCCGTGCTGCAGCTTTTCAGCGTCCGGCCCCTCAGGCTTTTTTTCAAGTGCAAGCAAAATGTTGTTGTTATTGTTGCTATCAACGCTACTGGTATCCAAGCTCTTTCTTGCCACCTCCTCCAACAATCTTTTTCTCTTTCTTTTCCAACTCAGCCTTTTCCCTTGCCCACTTTTCCCACGGCAGCTCTATGCCGTAGCGCTTGGCCGTTTCAAGCGACGCTATCACAAGATTTACTTTGAGCGAAAGCAGGTCGACGCCAGCAAAGGCGACGGTGATGTCGCCGTTGATCACGACGCCCTTGTCAAGAATTCTGTCAAGCAAGTCGAAAAGGCTCAGTTGCCTTGCTGGCAGCTCGTGCCGATTGCTGCTAAGCAAGGTCTTCACCTAGCCCCAACGTCCCACGCCTTATCTTGCAATATGAGCAGATGCCACTGTCCTTAAACCAGTGCTTTGGGCAGAAACCCTCAAGGTAGTGCTCCGGTATGGACTTGGTAAGGTGCATGGCGGCGATGTCAAAAGGCGTCCCGCGCTGGCATTCAGGGCACCTTGTAAAGACCCACCCGTTACCCATCGCACCTTTCAGGCCTACTTCCTCATACTTGCCACATACAATGCAGACGGCCAAACCCGATCAACTGTTTTTTCTTTGTTATTTACCAGTCGATGTTTGGGCTGCCACCAGTGCAGGCGGTCCGGCCAATCCGAGCGCGGCTGCATACCGGAGGAACGTGTCCACGCCTGCCACGACGATTCTTGCCCTTACGACGAGTATCTCGATTCCTACTAGCGAAACTGAAAGGTTCGCGTCGATCACAAGGCCCTTGTCAAGCACGCGGTCAAGCAAGTCGAAGATAGAGAGAATCGGCCTGAAACTTTGCTGCTGTGACATTCAATTATTCACTATTTGGAATCTAGAATAGTTGAGTAGATAAGTCTTCTGGCCAAAACAGTAGTTTGTACTAGAAGATTGTTATGGCAGATTAGCCTTTACCTCTAGAGCCTCTATCGCAGGCCGGAGTGCTGTTGAAAAGTCGTGATTGGGGTTTTTCAGCACAAACACTTCTGACGACAGGGCACGCAGGATCTCGGTGTAGAACGGAATCGCCGTAATGACCTTGGCGTTAAAAAGCGTTTCAAGCCTCGCCCTGACCTTTTCCTTGTCTACGCCCGGAGGTATCATGTTTGCGATCAGGATCTGGGGCTTTTCAAGCACCCGCGTGACTTCGAGCATGACGCCGGTCCCAAAAATGTCCTGGCTGTCCATCCTCGATATTATGATGTTCATGTCGCAGATGCCCATCGACACGAGCGTCGACTTTTCGATGCCGGGGTGTGTGTCTATTATCATGTAGTCAAGGCGGTGCAGGCGCGAGATCACGGCCAGCGCATCTCGGAACATCCCGATCTCGTACCCCTTGGAAAGCACCTTGATGATGTCCTCTGCCTTGAAGCTGGCCGGGACGAACACCAGGCTGCCCTGCTTCAAGTTCATCTTTTCGGTCAGGTCTATCGCAATATCCTCTGAAGAGCACAGGCCCAGCAAATAGTCATTAAGGGTGTGCTTTATCTCGTCAGGCGTCATTTCAAAGAGCACGTGGAGGCCGGGCCCGGCTAGGTCGAGGTCAAGCACCCCGACGCGCCTGCCTTCAAGCGCAAGCAGCACGGCCAAGTTTGCGGTGATCGTGCTCTTGCCAGTGCCTCCCTTGAATGAATGAACCGCAATGTTGAGCGTCATTTTGTAGCAAGCTGCCTCCTCAGAGATTTAAAGAATTCAGATTCAGTCACCTTGCCTGCTTCGTACTTGATGGCATCTATCAATGTTGGGTGGAGCTCTATCTTTTCTATGGTCTCGTCCCCGATGATATTTTCCCTCAGGCCATCTATCAGGCGCTGGAGACCTTCGAGTCCCTTTTCGATCCTGCTGTCCACTTCGCGGCGCATCCTCTTGTAGCTTATCTGTTGGTTGATGAATTGCTGCCGCGCCCTTATCAGATTCCTCGATTCCTCGACCTGCTTCTGGTAGCGCTCCAAGGCTTCGTTCCTCTTGCGCAGGGCTTCTTCACGAGCCTCTGTTAGGCTCGTTTTCATGGCGCCTATCTTTTCCAGCGCGTCGCGCCTTAGCTGGTTTATCGTCCTCTGGTTGTCGGTTATCTGCGGCAGCTGGTCCGGCGTAGGCGGCTCTGACCGGCGGAAGCGCACCGGCAGGCTGAATGCAAATGTGGCGCCCTTGCCATCACTGTTATTGCCGGCCCATATGGTGCCCCCGTGGGCCTCTATTATGCTCTTTGCAATGAACAGTCCAAGACCTGATCCTTTTTCCGACCTTGTCGTGAATTTTTGAAACATCTTGTCCTTTATCGACGGATCAATGCCCCTGCCGTTGTCCTTCACGCTGACTATCACGTTGGATCCAGAAAGGTGTGTGGAAACGACGATGCTGCCTTCACGCTCGTCGATGAACTTCATGGCGTTGTCGATGATGTTGAACAGCACCTCTCCGATCTTGCCCCTGTCGCACTCGACCATGAGTATGGGCTCGCCGGGCTCAAACAATATTATGGGCTTTCTGGCCTCTTTATCAACCCGCTCGCCTACGATGTGCATGATGAGTGAGTGTATATCAGCGGTCTCTATATCAGGCACCTTGGCGAGCTGCTGTCTGTATTTCTGCTCCACATCCGCTATCACCTCAGAGATCAGCGTGTTCAGGTTCGCCTGCTCGACGTACAGCCTGAGCCGGCCTGTCTCTATCCTGCTTGCCTGCAGTATGTCCTCCGACAATTTCAGCAGCCGCTCGGCGTTGCGGCTAATGATCGCAAGTTCTTCCTTTATCGAGCTGTTGTTGCCCAGCTTTGACTCTATCAGCTCAAGCCCTCCAAGAATCGGCATGATGGGCGTCCGGAGCTCGTGCGCGGCGATGTTGATAAACTCGTCTTTCAGCCTGTCCGCTTCGCGCAGCTTGTCGTACAGCTCCCGCTGCTTCTGTATGTATTCGTCCTTCATGCGGTCGGCTTCTCTGAACTTTTCATAGGCCGCAGCCTGGTCCCAGAGGTTGTCAAACATCGTGACAAGAGGCATGGCGGCCGAAGGGCTTGAAGAGTAGATGCTTACGGCATCGTGCCCGTCCCTCATTATTCCATATTCCAATGTGGCCTTCCTGTCTACTATCAAAATCTCCTGCATCTCTGCCCTACCCTCACGGTGGATGTACCTGACCGCAACATTGTTGGTGTTTGCAGTCAGCAGCTTGACAGAGGCAGTGGTTAGCACCCGCACCTGCACGCCGCGCTTGGCGGCATCTTCAAGCGATTGAAAGATTGAATGTAGCATGCTCGCCCGGTCTGAGGAGGGCAGAGGAGGAGGCAACAGCAGCATGATCTCGCTGCCAGCCGAGTTTACAAGGTCAACATATAACTGGTGAGCGTCTGTAGGGCTCCTGATAATGTCTGGCGCGCCCCTATCCCCGGCGTTAGGCAATGCAGACACAAATGTGGAGGATGATGCTTATAAAATAATAGGATAGAATTTTCTGTAAGATTAGAGGCTCTCGATAATAGGCTTTAGATGGTCGGGCAGCTCTGGGAGCTCGCCGGTGTGGCTGACGTTGTTCTGCAGCACGTCTGCGCCTATCCTGCGTACCTTTTGTGTGCCTATCAGGGTGTCTATCGCCCGCTCGATCTCCTTTGGCGACAGGGTGTCCTTGAGTTTTTCCTTCAGCACGTTTTCAGAGTCGTACTTGTCTATCGCATACTGCACGAGGATCAGCTTGTCGTTCATCGAGAGGGTCGCCATCCCCTATCACAAAGGGCAGACGGGTAATAAAGTTTCAACTAGGTTTATCTCTGGCGGCCTACTAATTCCAGCCATGTCCGACCCTGTTGCGCAGCTCGCAGAACTGCCTGCAAAAAACTGCAAGGTGCAAAAGGTGCAGCCTGCAGTGTTTGCGTCTGACGCAGAAGTAAATATTATAACAGTCACTGTCGTGTGCCCTGACGGCGCGACCCATAAGATCAGGGCATACAGGGAACAGGCGCAAGCGGTCAGGGAATTTGTTAGGACAGAAACGTAACTCCAATCTAGAAGCTTGTTACACTAGGCTTATCCAGAACGGAGACTTGAGGATCCATACTTTGTTTGAATCGCCGCTGACTGACATTCTTGTCAACGCTGGCACCGCGCTCATTTACATCACCGGCCTTATTGGGTTTGTGGCTTGGCTGGAACGCGGAAGGGCAAGGCGCAAGACTGCCATGACTGAAACCCAGTGACTTTACAATTGTAAAGTATATCCTTTATCTAACAATAGCCCCTAGCTTGTGTGTATGTTCAAAGATCCGGTATGCAACATGATGGTGGACGAGAAGAAGGCCAAGTTCGTGTCAGAATCGGGAGGCAAAAAGATCTATCTCTGCTCGGCAGCCTGCAAGAGCCAGTTTGATGCAAATCCTAAAAAGTATGGCTACTAGCGGGCCGGTGCATGGACTTGCCTCTTCATTTTTTCAAACATCCGGTGGTAGGTTGTAATGACTAGCACGCAAAAGGCGCGCTTTAAGGTGGTTGGTATGTATTGCACCACCTGCAAGCCCATAGTAGAAAACCAGCTGAAGGGCAACCAAGCCATCAAAAAGGTAGAAATCAACTTTATGACAGACAGCGTCATTGTAGAATACGACCCTGCGCTGATAACAAAAGAGGAGATAAAAGAGAGGCTGCAGAACTCGGGCTACCAGTTTGTAAGGCTGGCTACCTAGCTTCTGTATAGACTTCTTTTAGTTCCTTGTCTGTATAGATCTGTTCGTTCCTTGGTTTTGTTGCCGCAAAGCTTGGCCTGTACCTTCCAAGCAATAGCGAATTGCTCACCACAGAGACGGAGCTCATCGCCATCGCACCTGCCGCCAGGAACGGGAGCCACCCATACATCTCTGCCCCAAAGAAGGGCACTAGCGCACCTGCCGCCACCGGTATGAGCCCTGTGTTGTATGCAAACGCCCAGAAGAGGTTCTGCTTTATCTTGGACACTGTTTTCCTGCCAAGCTCAAAGGCGGATACCACGTCGCGCAGGTCGTTCTTTATCAGGATAATCCCACCAGTCTCCTTTGCCACGTCCGTCCCGGAGCCTATGGCTATCCCAAGGTCAGCCCTTGCAAGCGCGGGGGCATCGTTTATCCCATCGCCCACCATCGCCACGACTCTGCCTTCTGATTTTAGTTTAGCAATTACTTCTTCCTTTTGCTGCGGGAGCACCTGCGCTATGACCCTGTCAATGCCCAGCTTGGTCGCTATGGCCTTGGCGGTCCTTTCGTTGTCGCCTGTCAGCATTATCACCTCGATTCCCATCTGCTTCAAGGCATCGATTGCTTCCCGGGCGTTTTCCTTGACAGTGTCCGCCATGGCAATGACGCCAGATAGCCTGCCGTCTATCGACACCAGTGTGGCAGTCTTGCCCTCTATCTCCAGCCTGCCCATGGCAGAACTGACTTGCTCTGCCACTACCATCCCGCTGTCAGCCATCATTTTTCTGTTGCCTATCATTATGGTGTGGCCGGCATAGCCTGCCCTCAGCCCGTGCCCCGAAACGGCTTCAAACGATTCTGGACCTGCAACCACGATGCCCTGCTCTTTTGCCTTCCTCACCACGGCCTGTCCAAGCGGGTGCTCAGAGCCCGACTCTGCGATGGCGGCCAGCCTGAGCAGCTCCTGCTCGCCCACGTCTGACAGTGTAATGATGTCGGTGACTTCTGGTTGGCCTTTTGTCAGCGTGCCGGTCTTGTCAAAGACAACAGTCCTCACCTTTCTTGCCATCTCTAGGTGCTCTCCGCCCTTGAATAGGATGCCGTTCTCTGCCCCCTTGCCTGCCCCCATCATCAGGGCCGCCGGCGTCGCTATCCCAAGGGCGCACGGGCACGCAATGATAATGACTGACACAAACGCCAAGAGCGAAAACGTCAGTCCTATGCCGCCTATGAAATACCATGCCAGCGCCGAAGAGACTGCTACCGCCACCACGGCAGGGACAAAGTACTTTGCCACATGATCGGCCATCTTTTGCATCGGTGCCTTGCCGGTCCTTGCCTCCTCAACCAGCGCAATGATCTGCGACAAGACCGTATCTTGGCCTACTTTGGTGGCTCTGGCCTTTAGCAGGCCGCTCTTGTTTATCGTTGCCCCAATAATTTCAGAGCCGGCCGACTTGTCCACAGGTATCGATTCGCCCGTGACAGCCGATTCATCGACAGACGATATGCCTTCTGTTACCGTCCCGTCGGTCGGTATCCTCTCCCCCGGCCTTACAACGAATAGGTCGCCTTCATGCACTTGCTCGACTGGAACCTCTTCCTCTTTTCCGTCTTTGATTATCCGAGCCATCCTCGGCTGCAGGTCAAGTAGCTTCCTCACTGCGCTTGATGCCTTTTCCTTCGTCCTCGTCTCTAGCAGCCTGCCTATGAGTATCAGCGTGATGATTATGGCGGCAGTCTCAAAGTACACGCCTTCAAACGGGAACGCTGTTGGCAGGAACGTCACCACCGTGCTGTAGAGGTAGGCTGCAGTGGTGCCTATCGCTATTAGGGTGTCCATGTTGGAGGCCTTTGCCTTGACCGCGTCCCATGTCCCTTTGTAAAAGCGCCAGCCTGCCCAGAACTGGATGGGCGTTGCAAGTGCAAGCAGAATGAAATTATTAACCTCTATTGGCAGGAACATGATGTAAGTCAGAATCACGACCGGAATTGTAAGGGCGATGCTGGCTGCAGTAACCATCTTTAGCTTTCTGAGCTCCTTCTCTGGAGCAGTGAATTCATTCAGGCATTGTGTGCTGCAGAAAAAGTACTCCCTACCATCTACAGTGTGCTGTATGGCGTCGGGCTTTTCCTCCACAAACATGCCGCAAACCGGATCCTTTGCCATGCCGATCCCTTGGATCTCCTTTTATATAGGGACAAGGCTTTACAATTGTAAAGCCCAAACAGGTCCAACAGTTACAGTAAATCTTGAATGATTGGAGAGATTTCTTTTATCTGCATGAACATGACGACTGTTCAATGACAAACAAGACAGTGCTGATTCTTGTAGCCGCTGCCGTGACCATCATCATCGCCGGAACTGCAGTAGCAATTCCATCTTTTACACAAACTCCGGCAAACACTACAAGTCTGCAAAACATTTCAAACGCGGAACTGGGCTCTGTGCTCAAGCTGTCAAGCGCAAGCGTGCTCATGGACATACCACTGATCAAGGGGTACGAGAACGGAAACGAGATATTTTTCATTGGGACTGACGTGTCAGACAAAGACCTTGCGGCTCAGCTGACAAACATGACAGGGTTCAAGGTAAACCATGCGCCGCTGCTTGCGCAGACGCCGCTAGACGCACGCGGGCAGGTGTACATATTTGAAAACGGAATCGAAGGGAATGGGCCGCTAGGGTTCCAGCTTTCGGTGACAAACGCAAAGCCGGGAGACGAAGGATACAGTCCACTGCAGCAGGTCAACTTGATCAGGTGGACCGACGAATCGGCTACTACAGAGCTCAAATCAGTTGAAGAAGTAATGGAACATGAAGAGATGGGGCACCTTGTCATCAACCAGACAGGCGTGATAGCAAACCAGCCTGCTATCCAATGGAACGGAGGCTCGCTTACAATAAGGGAAGACAGGGACAGCATCAGCGACGACTCGCCGTACATGGGCGGGCAGGTGACAGGGATCGACACTGAAAACATGACTGTCACGTTCGTGGCGCACAGAGGATGGGGGCCTGATGGCAAGACCATCTACTACATCGTGACTGACGCGACGCCAGAAATGCCAGGCACCATGATGGGCGTCCCGTTCGTGGCTGCAGACGAAAAGCTGGCGGCAACCCCGGTTGCGGTAGACCTGTTCCAGTTCATGAACGGGATCAACGGAACCGGCCCAATGGGATTTCAGGCAGGAATCGGCGGTGCAAACCCTGATGACGCAAACTATAGCCCAATGTGGAAGATAAGCTTCATCACGTGGAAGGATCCCTTTCAGGCGCGCGTGTTAGAAACCCAAGCGGACATCAACAAAGCACTGGCCACCGGATCGATAACACTCGAACCGGCAATGGGGGGCAAGCACGTCGTCAACTGCCCGTTCTTTGACCAGCAAACAGTGTTTGAACACATGAGCAAGTGATTCAATCACCCCTTATTTTTCTATTAAAGGAAAACTTGAACGGTTGAACGCTAATTTTATTATTATAAAGATACTACACCTCGATATGACGCAAATGACTACGCTCCAGATAGCAACATTCGGAAGCGAGGGTCAGGAAGGGATTGCTGCAGGCATCAGGAACTTTCCGGTGCACAAGCTGGTTCTCATATGCTACAGCTCGGACAAGCAAAAGGCCGACGAATTTTCAAGAAAGCTCCGCACGGTCCTTGGGATGCCAGTCATGATAAGTGTCATCGCCCGCGAAAACGTCATCAGGGACACTATGGAAAGAGTCGGTGAAATCATCAACATCCACAAAAGCGAGTTCCAGCAGGTGCTCATGAACGTGAGCTGCGGCGACAAGCTGATCGGCTGCGCGGCACTGTCTGCTGCATTTATCAACGGGATCAAGGCGTTTGGCATGGACGCGTCGGGCGCGCCGCTCCTCATGCCGGTGCTCAAGCTGAGCTACAACGAGATAATATCTGAAGCCAAGATAAGGATACTGAAAGCGATCAACGGCATGGGCGGGACGATCGAAAGCTTGGAGCAGCTAGAACAGGCATCCGGCTACAGCAAGCCGCTGCTCAGCTACCACGTGATGGGCTCGCGCGACTCGAAAGGGCTTGCGGATCTGGGCCTGCTTGAAGTGGAAAAGGGTGACAGGGGCAAGATATCGGCCAAGCTCACATCCCTTGGCAAGCTGCTCGTCACCAGCAGCTCGATAAGTGCCCCTCAGGTCAGCGGCTAGCCAGCATTTGCCGTCGCAAGTTGGAACAAATCTTTTAT
Coding sequences within it:
- a CDS encoding heavy metal translocating P-type ATPase gives rise to the protein MAKDPVCGMFVEEKPDAIQHTVDGREYFFCSTQCLNEFTAPEKELRKLKMVTAASIALTIPVVILTYIMFLPIEVNNFILLALATPIQFWAGWRFYKGTWDAVKAKASNMDTLIAIGTTAAYLYSTVVTFLPTAFPFEGVYFETAAIIITLILIGRLLETRTKEKASSAVRKLLDLQPRMARIIKDGKEEEVPVEQVHEGDLFVVRPGERIPTDGTVTEGISSVDESAVTGESIPVDKSAGSEIIGATINKSGLLKARATKVGQDTVLSQIIALVEEARTGKAPMQKMADHVAKYFVPAVVAVAVSSALAWYFIGGIGLTFSLLAFVSVIIIACPCALGIATPAALMMGAGKGAENGILFKGGEHLEMARKVRTVVFDKTGTLTKGQPEVTDIITLSDVGEQELLRLAAIAESGSEHPLGQAVVRKAKEQGIVVAGPESFEAVSGHGLRAGYAGHTIMIGNRKMMADSGMVVAEQVSSAMGRLEIEGKTATLVSIDGRLSGVIAMADTVKENAREAIDALKQMGIEVIMLTGDNERTAKAIATKLGIDRVIAQVLPQQKEEVIAKLKSEGRVVAMVGDGINDAPALARADLGIAIGSGTDVAKETGGIILIKNDLRDVVSAFELGRKTVSKIKQNLFWAFAYNTGLIPVAAGALVPFFGAEMYGWLPFLAAGAMAMSSVSVVSNSLLLGRYRPSFAATKPRNEQIYTDKELKEVYTEAR
- a CDS encoding HFX_2341 family transcriptional regulator domain-containing protein produces the protein MTTLQIATFGSEGQEGIAAGIRNFPVHKLVLICYSSDKQKADEFSRKLRTVLGMPVMISVIARENVIRDTMERVGEIINIHKSEFQQVLMNVSCGDKLIGCAALSAAFINGIKAFGMDASGAPLLMPVLKLSYNEIISEAKIRILKAINGMGGTIESLEQLEQASGYSKPLLSYHVMGSRDSKGLADLGLLEVEKGDRGKISAKLTSLGKLLVTSSSISAPQVSG
- a CDS encoding heavy-metal-associated domain-containing protein, which translates into the protein MTSTQKARFKVVGMYCTTCKPIVENQLKGNQAIKKVEINFMTDSVIVEYDPALITKEEIKERLQNSGYQFVRLAT
- a CDS encoding DUF7482 domain-containing protein, with the translated sequence MTNKTVLILVAAAVTIIIAGTAVAIPSFTQTPANTTSLQNISNAELGSVLKLSSASVLMDIPLIKGYENGNEIFFIGTDVSDKDLAAQLTNMTGFKVNHAPLLAQTPLDARGQVYIFENGIEGNGPLGFQLSVTNAKPGDEGYSPLQQVNLIRWTDESATTELKSVEEVMEHEEMGHLVINQTGVIANQPAIQWNGGSLTIREDRDSISDDSPYMGGQVTGIDTENMTVTFVAHRGWGPDGKTIYYIVTDATPEMPGTMMGVPFVAADEKLAATPVAVDLFQFMNGINGTGPMGFQAGIGGANPDDANYSPMWKISFITWKDPFQARVLETQADINKALATGSITLEPAMGGKHVVNCPFFDQQTVFEHMSK
- a CDS encoding YHS domain-containing protein translates to MFKDPVCNMMVDEKKAKFVSESGGKKIYLCSAACKSQFDANPKKYGY
- a CDS encoding ATP-binding protein, whose translation is MPNAGDRGAPDIIRSPTDAHQLYVDLVNSAGSEIMLLLPPPLPSSDRASMLHSIFQSLEDAAKRGVQVRVLTTASVKLLTANTNNVAVRYIHREGRAEMQEILIVDRKATLEYGIMRDGHDAVSIYSSSPSAAMPLVTMFDNLWDQAAAYEKFREADRMKDEYIQKQRELYDKLREADRLKDEFINIAAHELRTPIMPILGGLELIESKLGNNSSIKEELAIISRNAERLLKLSEDILQASRIETGRLRLYVEQANLNTLISEVIADVEQKYRQQLAKVPDIETADIHSLIMHIVGERVDKEARKPIILFEPGEPILMVECDRGKIGEVLFNIIDNAMKFIDEREGSIVVSTHLSGSNVIVSVKDNGRGIDPSIKDKMFQKFTTRSEKGSGLGLFIAKSIIEAHGGTIWAGNNSDGKGATFAFSLPVRFRRSEPPTPDQLPQITDNQRTINQLRRDALEKIGAMKTSLTEAREEALRKRNEALERYQKQVEESRNLIRARQQFINQQISYKRMRREVDSRIEKGLEGLQRLIDGLRENIIGDETIEKIELHPTLIDAIKYEAGKVTESEFFKSLRRQLATK